One segment of Rhodopirellula baltica SH 1 DNA contains the following:
- a CDS encoding SulP family inorganic anion transporter: protein MLNFFRQQTSSFKNDLLSGLTVALALVPEAIAFAFVAGVSPLIGLYSAFFLGLITAVVGGRPGMISGATGAMAVVVVALVADHGVEYLFPTVILCGVLQIIIGLLRLGKLIRMVPHPVMLGFVNGLAIVIGMAQLGSFKTLSESGTLVYLNGLPLFAMLALVGLTMAIIWLLPKVTTAVPASLAAILSITLIAVAVNQSQQNESGDNLVATVGDMLRTNTIAAETKAANEAIAAEEAEAALHAGQFNPVSSGDGSTTLISAVVAQDGPSIKDSFASATDTPDIEMPPADPAAEDTAGSESGISGGLPMPFWMEFEMVPFNLATLKIIFPFAIVLCGVGLIESLMTLSLIDEITETRGQGNRECIGQGTANLVCGLFGGMGGCAMIGQSLINVNSGGRGRLSGITAAICLLLFVLFLAPWIEQIPMAALVGVMFMVVIGTFEWASLKMLRRMPRSDMFVMILVAGYTVFMHDLASAVILGVIVSALVFAWQHATHIGADVKINEFGSKIYQLHGPLFFASVSSFKEMFNVAEDPDDVVIDFYYSRVYDQSGLEAINGLAEKYQAAGKRLHLTHLSQECRSLLNQAGDLVEVNVSEDPHYHVATDRLA from the coding sequence ATGCTGAACTTTTTTCGTCAACAAACCAGTTCGTTCAAGAACGACCTTCTCTCTGGCCTAACCGTTGCGTTGGCCCTCGTACCAGAAGCGATCGCCTTCGCCTTTGTTGCTGGCGTGTCACCTCTGATCGGTTTGTACTCGGCTTTCTTTCTTGGGTTGATTACTGCGGTTGTCGGTGGCCGTCCCGGGATGATCTCAGGTGCGACCGGAGCCATGGCTGTGGTCGTGGTTGCCTTGGTCGCCGATCATGGCGTCGAGTACTTGTTCCCGACCGTGATCTTGTGTGGCGTGTTGCAAATCATCATCGGTTTGCTGCGTTTAGGAAAACTGATCCGAATGGTGCCGCACCCGGTGATGCTGGGATTTGTCAACGGACTGGCAATCGTCATTGGTATGGCGCAGCTGGGCAGTTTTAAAACTCTGTCTGAATCGGGAACCTTGGTTTACCTGAACGGTTTGCCATTGTTTGCAATGTTGGCATTGGTCGGTTTGACGATGGCGATCATTTGGTTGCTGCCCAAAGTCACAACGGCGGTTCCCGCTTCGTTGGCAGCGATTCTGAGTATCACCTTGATCGCCGTGGCGGTGAATCAATCGCAACAAAACGAGTCGGGCGACAATTTGGTAGCGACCGTCGGTGACATGTTGCGAACCAACACAATCGCGGCTGAAACCAAAGCCGCCAACGAAGCCATTGCCGCCGAAGAAGCCGAAGCCGCCCTGCACGCCGGGCAATTCAATCCTGTTAGCTCGGGCGATGGATCCACCACATTGATCAGTGCCGTTGTCGCGCAAGACGGACCATCGATCAAAGATTCCTTCGCATCGGCGACTGACACGCCTGACATTGAAATGCCACCGGCCGATCCCGCTGCGGAAGACACGGCGGGTTCAGAATCGGGCATCAGCGGCGGATTGCCGATGCCGTTCTGGATGGAATTCGAAATGGTCCCATTTAATTTGGCCACGCTGAAAATCATCTTCCCCTTCGCAATCGTTCTGTGTGGCGTGGGATTGATCGAATCCTTGATGACGTTGTCGCTGATCGACGAGATCACTGAAACTCGTGGACAAGGAAACCGCGAATGCATCGGACAAGGCACTGCCAACTTGGTGTGTGGTTTGTTTGGCGGCATGGGTGGCTGTGCCATGATCGGTCAATCTCTGATCAACGTGAACTCGGGCGGTCGCGGTCGACTTTCGGGAATCACCGCCGCAATCTGCTTGCTGTTGTTCGTGTTGTTCTTGGCACCTTGGATTGAACAAATTCCAATGGCGGCTTTGGTCGGCGTCATGTTCATGGTGGTGATCGGAACGTTCGAATGGGCGTCGCTGAAGATGCTTCGTCGCATGCCTCGCAGTGACATGTTTGTGATGATCTTGGTGGCTGGATACACCGTGTTCATGCACGACTTGGCATCCGCTGTGATCTTGGGTGTGATCGTCTCGGCTTTGGTCTTCGCTTGGCAACACGCCACGCACATCGGTGCCGATGTCAAAATCAACGAATTTGGCAGCAAAATCTATCAACTGCACGGCCCGCTGTTCTTCGCATCGGTGTCGTCGTTCAAAGAGATGTTCAACGTTGCCGAAGATCCCGACGACGTGGTGATCGACTTTTACTACAGCCGCGTCTACGACCAATCGGGTCTGGAAGCCATCAATGGACTGGCCGAGAAATACCAAGCCGCCGGCAAGCGTTTGCACCTGACTCACCTCAGCCAAGAATGTCGCTCGCTGTTGAATCAGGCGGGTGATTTGGTTGAAGTCAACGTTTCCGAAGACCCGCACTATCACGTGGCGACCGACCGCTTGGCGTGA
- a CDS encoding serine/threonine protein kinase, which yields MPHLRLTDFELGAVLGVGTVGTVYDGKILDDVEVHPAAEAIRGQDLAVKKLHPAVSQDDLIQARFRREMVILERLQHPNIIGYFGGGSEDGQLFYVMERVDGGTIKDLLETNGALAWPVVVDVARQVCSALQCAHNHGVIHRDLKPGNLFLTRDAHVKLGDFGIARDQHSSDLTSQGLTVGTHAYMAPEQITGDEAISGKADLYALGCVLFEMLANRKVFAGENFAQLFEQHLRTKAPTIASIVPDVPPELSQVIADCLEKSPDDRPFNARSVQGVMIEIGEKYNLSAPPDSPVGPNHSETGNAPKDVSADSVTEKGRRLLEEQIHYRLGGTSREPVSAGKVSLIVVAIIVLIVLAVSLSGGS from the coding sequence ATGCCCCACCTCCGCCTGACAGATTTTGAACTAGGCGCAGTTCTCGGTGTGGGCACGGTCGGCACGGTTTACGACGGGAAAATTCTTGATGACGTCGAAGTCCACCCCGCCGCGGAAGCCATCCGCGGTCAGGATTTGGCGGTCAAAAAGCTGCACCCGGCCGTTTCTCAAGACGACCTGATCCAGGCCCGATTTCGCCGCGAAATGGTGATCTTGGAACGTTTGCAGCATCCAAACATCATCGGCTATTTCGGTGGTGGCTCCGAAGACGGTCAATTGTTCTACGTGATGGAACGTGTTGACGGCGGCACGATCAAAGATCTGCTGGAAACCAACGGAGCTTTGGCTTGGCCCGTGGTCGTCGATGTGGCTCGGCAAGTTTGCTCGGCACTGCAGTGTGCCCACAACCATGGTGTGATTCATCGCGATTTGAAACCGGGCAATTTGTTCCTTACCCGCGACGCTCACGTGAAGCTGGGTGACTTTGGAATCGCTCGCGACCAACACTCGTCCGATCTGACCTCCCAAGGTTTGACCGTCGGCACCCACGCGTACATGGCCCCGGAACAAATCACCGGTGATGAGGCCATCAGCGGCAAAGCCGACCTGTACGCTCTCGGCTGCGTGCTGTTTGAAATGCTCGCCAATCGAAAGGTTTTCGCGGGTGAGAACTTTGCTCAGTTGTTTGAACAACACTTGCGGACCAAAGCGCCCACAATCGCGTCGATTGTGCCCGACGTGCCCCCGGAACTGAGCCAGGTCATTGCCGATTGCCTTGAAAAGTCACCGGACGATCGACCTTTCAACGCTCGATCGGTCCAAGGTGTGATGATCGAGATCGGCGAGAAATACAATCTCTCGGCCCCGCCTGATTCACCAGTCGGACCAAACCATTCCGAAACAGGGAATGCACCCAAAGACGTCAGCGCGGACAGTGTGACCGAGAAAGGCCGACGATTGCTGGAAGAACAAATTCACTATCGATTGGGCGGCACGTCACGCGAACCGGTGAGTGCGGGGAAAGTCAGCCTGATTGTGGTCGCGATCATTGTTTTGATTGTGTTGGCCGTCTCGCTATCGGGTGGTTCGTAG
- the rplU gene encoding 50S ribosomal protein L21: protein MYAIFVDGGRQYRVEPGMELDVDYRDIAAGENLKFETVLAVGAEDGLKLGAPTLDGVSVSASVLGMSQDKKIYIQKFRRRKHSKKRTGHRQKNTRIRIEEIAGV, encoded by the coding sequence ATGTATGCCATCTTTGTCGACGGTGGACGCCAATACCGAGTCGAGCCAGGAATGGAACTCGACGTCGATTACCGTGACATCGCTGCAGGAGAAAACCTGAAATTTGAAACCGTTTTGGCCGTCGGTGCCGAAGACGGGCTAAAATTAGGTGCTCCAACGTTGGACGGTGTTTCGGTCAGCGCTTCGGTGTTGGGGATGTCCCAAGACAAGAAGATCTACATTCAAAAGTTCCGTCGCCGTAAGCACAGCAAAAAACGCACGGGACACCGCCAAAAGAACACCCGCATCCGAATCGAAGAAATCGCGGGCGTATGA
- a CDS encoding 3-keto-disaccharide hydrolase: MRLVTDFFNAFPFLQRNSTSSALMSLVFAGCCLLNVGFESIAEADEPAEQTSNVSVKIFDTNAPGWRQLDGDDFVRVNGDDQTLTWEGTEALGSGQPIGVTRTNFEVKNFELVIQWKHLKPAGNSGVFAWVPMSALKDLPPNRLPNTGIEVQMLDLDYGRMYTEKTGKPPTWFTSHGDIFAVGKSSMQPFPPLSPDGHRSFPSAETTNPHGEWNQYYVRGINREIRLWVNGVEVSGGRSCSPDEGFLCLESEGSPIRFREIWLRELP; this comes from the coding sequence ATGCGGCTCGTTACAGATTTTTTTAACGCTTTCCCGTTTCTTCAACGAAACTCCACGTCATCCGCGTTGATGTCACTGGTGTTCGCCGGATGTTGTCTGCTCAACGTTGGATTCGAATCCATCGCGGAAGCGGATGAACCGGCGGAGCAGACAAGCAATGTCTCGGTAAAAATCTTTGACACCAATGCGCCGGGTTGGCGGCAATTGGATGGAGATGATTTCGTACGAGTCAACGGCGACGATCAAACACTGACCTGGGAAGGCACCGAGGCTCTCGGCAGCGGCCAGCCCATCGGTGTGACGCGCACGAACTTCGAAGTCAAAAACTTTGAACTGGTCATCCAGTGGAAGCATCTCAAACCGGCCGGCAACTCGGGCGTTTTTGCTTGGGTGCCCATGTCAGCACTGAAAGACCTACCGCCCAATCGACTTCCCAACACGGGAATCGAAGTCCAAATGCTGGACCTCGACTATGGCCGCATGTACACCGAAAAAACCGGCAAGCCACCCACTTGGTTCACCAGTCACGGTGACATCTTTGCCGTCGGGAAGTCATCGATGCAGCCATTCCCACCACTTTCGCCCGATGGACATCGCAGTTTTCCATCGGCTGAGACAACGAATCCGCACGGCGAATGGAATCAGTACTACGTTCGCGGGATCAATAGAGAGATTCGATTGTGGGTCAATGGGGTGGAAGTCTCCGGAGGACGCAGTTGCTCGCCCGACGAAGGCTTTTTGTGTTTGGAATCCGAAGGCAGCCCAATTCGATTCCGCGAAATATGGCTACGTGAGCTCCCCTGA
- a CDS encoding alpha/beta hydrolase, which translates to MNTSWKFALTLAVFTATWMPLSPPAHSAEPETLQLWTDEELGSTPADDTEVLHDRGERNAWVTDILRPTLTVYHADPDKHSGTSIVICPGGGYGGLAIDKEGHVVAEWFAEQGVTAGVLKYRCGGGAHKHPIPMGDARQAVKLMRDHADEWKLKTDQVGIMGFSAGGHLASTIATDPQTGVNFAALIYPVISLDKAVTHGGSKKNLLGESPSDELVHQMSRDEQVTSSTCPTFLVHAGDDKAVPVENSLRYYSACIKHGVPAEMHLFPTGGHGFGMFRGDRPVDQWTNQLKAWLQLNELLD; encoded by the coding sequence ATGAACACTTCCTGGAAGTTTGCTCTTACGCTTGCCGTTTTCACTGCCACCTGGATGCCACTTTCCCCACCCGCTCATTCTGCGGAACCTGAAACGCTTCAACTTTGGACCGACGAAGAACTCGGATCCACCCCAGCCGATGACACCGAAGTTTTGCACGATCGAGGCGAACGAAATGCCTGGGTCACGGACATCTTGCGTCCGACATTGACGGTCTACCACGCTGACCCGGACAAGCATTCAGGAACGTCGATTGTGATTTGCCCCGGCGGTGGTTATGGCGGGCTGGCAATCGACAAAGAAGGCCACGTGGTTGCCGAATGGTTTGCCGAACAAGGCGTGACGGCTGGCGTTTTGAAGTACCGATGTGGCGGTGGTGCTCACAAGCATCCGATTCCCATGGGCGATGCTCGCCAAGCGGTGAAGTTGATGCGAGATCATGCTGACGAGTGGAAACTGAAAACGGACCAAGTCGGCATCATGGGTTTCTCCGCTGGCGGTCACCTAGCGTCCACCATCGCAACGGACCCGCAAACCGGAGTCAACTTTGCCGCGTTGATTTACCCGGTGATCTCGCTGGACAAAGCGGTCACGCACGGCGGTTCGAAGAAGAACCTGTTGGGTGAATCGCCCAGTGACGAATTGGTGCACCAAATGTCACGAGACGAACAAGTCACCTCATCAACATGCCCCACGTTCTTGGTTCACGCTGGCGATGACAAGGCTGTTCCAGTCGAAAACAGCTTGCGTTACTACTCGGCGTGCATCAAACACGGCGTCCCAGCCGAAATGCATCTCTTTCCCACCGGCGGCCACGGCTTCGGCATGTTCCGCGGCGACCGCCCCGTCGACCAATGGACCAACCAACTCAAAGCTTGGCTGCAATTGAACGAGCTGTTGGACTGA